The Desulfonatronum lacustre DSM 10312 region GGTTCGACCTTCAACAGGTTTCGCCGCCTGGTCCGGGACTTGTCCTCGGAGTTGGGCAAGGAAATCGAACTGAAGACCAACGGCGCGGAGACCGAGCTGGACAAGACGGTCATCGAAAAGCTCAGCGACCCTCTGGTGCATATCCTGCGCAACAGCATCGACCACGGTGTCGAGCCCGCCGATGTTCGCCAGGCCCAGGGCAAATCGGCCAAGGGCACGATCACCCTCTCCGCGATGCAGAGCGCCGGCCAGGTGCGGATCGTTATCGAGGACGACGGCGGGGGCATCGACCCGGACAAAATCTACGCCAAGGCCGTGGAACGGGGGCTGGCCAGGGCCGATGCCCGACCTTCGGACCGGGACGTGCTCCAACTGATTTTCGCCCCCGGCTTTTCCACCGCAGAAAAGGTCACCGCTGTTTCCGGACGCGGAGTGGGCATGGACGTGGTCAAACGCTCCCTGGAGTCCCTCAAGGGCACGGTGGAGATCGACAGCCGCCCCGGCCAGGGCACGGCCATCAGCATCGGCCTGCCTCTGACCCTGGCCATCATCGAAGGTCTGCTGGTCACTCTGGGCGACGAATACTACGTTATCCCGCTTTCCGACGTCCTGGAATGCGTCGAGATCCAACGCGGGGACGACGACCCCGAGCGCATCGCCAAGGCGTACGACGTACGCGGCGAACTGCTGCCCTGTCTGGTTCTGCGCAACTGGTACCACATGGGCTCCAGCGGGCCGGAAATCGAACAGGTGGTGGTGGTCCAGGCCGGCAACCGCCGCGTCGGCCTGGTCGTGGACAGCATCGTGGGTCAGCTCCAGACCGTGATCAAGGGCCTGGGCCGAGTATTCAACGGGATGAGGGGCCTCTCCGGGGCCACGATCATGGGCAACGGCGCCCTGGCCCTGATCCTGGACGTGGCCTCCCTGGTCGCCGAGCTGGAACAGCACGAAGAAGCCGGAACGCGCCGGAACAGGCGCTTGTAGCCCGCATTGACATTCCATTTGACATCCAAAACGTTGGGACTACCATGCGGAAGTCGGTGAAACCAACCGCCAGGCAAACCCAATACCCGCATCAAGGAGCAACCACGATGGAAAGCGCGACCCTTTCAGCAAGCAAGGAAGAACGCAGGGCCAAAGTGATCGAGGTCCTGAACAAGGCCCGGGCCATGGAACTGCACGCCATTACCCAGTACATGAACCAGCATTACGGCCTGGACGACATGGACTACGGAGAACTGGCCGCCAACCAGAAACTCATCGCCATCGACGAAATGCGCCATGCCGAGATGTTCGCGGAGCGGATCAAGGAACTGGGCGGAGAACCCACCACCGATCCCGCGGCCAAAACCCAGAAGAATCAGGACATGGAAACCATCTTCACTTTTGACGCCGATCTGGAAGACAACACCGTGGACGTTTACAACCAATTTCTGCTGGTCTGCCGGGAAAACGGCGACAGCATCAGCATGAAGCTCTTCGAGCAGATCATCGACGAGGAACAGGCCCACTTCAGCCACTTCGACAACGTGGCCGGCCACATCAAGAACCTGGGCAACGTCTACCTCTCCAAAATCGCCGGCACCTCCGCCTCCACCGGCGGATTCGGCAAGGGCTTCGTCATCAATCAGGGCGCGGCCTGATCAGCCTCAAAAAAGGGCGGCTCGTGCGGGCCGCCCTTTCCGATC contains the following coding sequences:
- a CDS encoding ferritin-like domain-containing protein encodes the protein MESATLSASKEERRAKVIEVLNKARAMELHAITQYMNQHYGLDDMDYGELAANQKLIAIDEMRHAEMFAERIKELGGEPTTDPAAKTQKNQDMETIFTFDADLEDNTVDVYNQFLLVCRENGDSISMKLFEQIIDEEQAHFSHFDNVAGHIKNLGNVYLSKIAGTSASTGGFGKGFVINQGAA